In Lathamus discolor isolate bLatDis1 chromosome 1, bLatDis1.hap1, whole genome shotgun sequence, the following are encoded in one genomic region:
- the MGST2 gene encoding microsomal glutathione S-transferase 2 gives MAGDLIFLAAVSLLSALQQCHFAWLVGKSRMKHKVIPPAVTGAPEFDRTFRAQQNCVEFYPIFLTALWTAGCFFNQELASFLGVLYMFARYKYFCGYIQSVKGRLTGFYSSLIILICLVSLGAAGIANSFLDEYLDFSIMKKLRKWF, from the exons ATGGCTGGTGATTTAATTTTCCTTGCggctgtttctcttctttctgccCTCCAGCAAT GTCATTTTGCTTGGCTGGTAGGGAAATCAAGAATGAAGCACAAGGTCATCCCCCCGGCTGTCACTGGAGCTCCAGAATTTGACAGAACATTTCGTGCACA ACAAAACTGTGTGGAGTTTTACCCAATATTCCTGACTGCCCTCTGGACTGCGGgatgtttttttaatcaag AATTAGCTTCGTTTCTGGGTGTGCTGTACATGTTTGCCCGCTACAAGTACTTCTGTGGTTACATACAGTCTGTGAAAGGAAG GCTAACAGGGTTTTATTCGAGTTTGATAATTCTAATTTGCTTGGTGTCCCTGGGTGCAGCAGGGATTGCTAACAGCTTTCTGGATGAATACCTGGACTTCAGCATTATGAAGAAACTCCGTAAATGGTTctga